The Nostoc sp. NIES-3756 DNA window TTCGCACAAACTGTTTTGTAACTCGCTTAGAAACTCAAGGCGCTAGAGTTAGCCGGGTAGTTTATCTTGACCCCAGTGGCAAAGAACGCTCTGTAGAAGGCAAGTTGGTCATAGTAGCTTGTTCTGCAATTGAGTCAATTCGCCTATTGAAAATATCTGGTTTGGCTGATGCCGAATTTGGTCGCCGCATCAACCAAAACGACCTTCTGGGCAAATATTTCCTGACTCACTGCTTTGGTGGAGCTAGTGCAATTGTGCCTAACCGCAGTGATAAATCCATAGCTCTTGATGCGGACTGGGCAATTGATTGTTGTGCTACGGAAGAATTTCTCAAAAGTAGAGGACTTTGGGCTGGTGGTGCTATTTATAACAACACCTCAGACCGTGCCTTACCCATATCTATAGGACGTAATCATCGTAGTACAGACCTAGATACCCTATGGAAAGGGTTTATTGAAGATACGAATTTAGTAGGTGATAATTTAGCTCGATTTTTAGACAACACCTTCGGTAAAGGCTTGTCGGTAAGTTTCATGGCTAATCAATTGCCTTTGAAGCGTAACCGAATTGAACTGCATCCCACAATCAAGGATAAATGGGGTTTACCTGTAGCCTTTATTAGAAAAGTATGGCATCCCCATGACCAATACTTAATGACGACCTTAGCACAATGTTGTGGTGATGTTTTGAGGCGTGGTGTTGACCCGGCAAACGGTAATTTTGCGATCGAGGGACAAGGGGGAGTACATCAGGCTCCTAATGGAATTGCGCGAATTGCTAACCATATTCTCGGCGGCGCACGCTTTGGTACAGACCGCAACGACTCAGTTTTAGACCCCAATTGCCGTGCTTGGGATTTTGACAATCTCTACATCACAGATGGTTCTTTTATGCCAACTTCTGGCGGTGCTAACCCCACCTTGACTATCCAAGCCAATTCCTTCCGCGTTGCTGACGAATTACTTAAGAGGCTGTAGTTATATGGATCCTAAATTTAACGAAATTGCGACGAGTGTAGAAAACGAGATTTTTAAGGTCGTTTTCTTTCCCGACCGGATTTATCACTCTCAATACTTAAACGCAACTCGTAGCCCCCGCTACCGCTACAATGTCCAAGAAGTCCGCTCTTACCTCGATTTTATCGTCCTCAAAGGCGAAGTTTACTTAGATGGGCAGTTTTTAAGTAACTTCTTGCGGGTGGAGTATAAGAGTAGTCGGTTGGTAGAACAAACGCGGGAGAGGAAGCGGTTAATTAAGGATGAATTGATCGCTTGGATTCGGGTGTTACCAGACGATGCCAATAATATTGCAGAAGGGCGAGTTAAGTTAACTTATTGCCCTTGGACTGATGCTTTTCAAGCGGAGATTTGGGAAACACTGGAACCACCAGAAAATAGTTACCACGATTTCCAAGTTCTCGACCAGATGGGCTATAACCGCCCAATTACCAGACTACGACAATTTAACCCAGCTTTGCGCGATATTAAATCCTTGCGGCGGTTGGAATTAGCTTTTAGAGAAAGCGATCGCGATCTACCCACAGGATACCAAATCAGTGATAACAATGCCTGCTGGGACAATGCTTATTTGCGATCGCACCAAGAACCCCGCACCCAAGAACCCAGTTCTAGTCAAAACACCATTGAGGATCAAAACTACCTAATTAACTTCCAACGAGGTTGGTTCTTGCAAACCCAAGATATCCAACCAGTGCGCTATCGTAACGCCATGATGGATGATGAGAATCCAGATAGACGTGATGATAACGTCATTGATATGCGTTGGATAGTTCAAAGAGAACTAGGCGGTTCGATGGTGTTCTTCCATGAAGTCACTATTCCCCCCGGTAAAGTAGAAGGTACTCACCAACACATCGGTTCCGAAGAACTCTACTTCATTACTGAAGGCGAAGGCATTGCATATATGCGCGTCGGTGATGACCCAGCCACAGATAATTACCCCACAGTGGAACGGGATGTCATGGGTTTAGGTAAACGCCAATTCAAGGAATTACCAGTCAAACCAGGGAGCGTAATTTTTACTAAAAGTGGTGGGATGCACGGGATTCGTAACCCAAACAGCCAACCTCTAAAGTTTGTGGCTTTCTTGTATCACACCGTATAATATATTGCAGGGTAAATCCATGTTTATTGTTCACTCCGATAGTGTTGTCAAAGTTAACCGCGACACTCCCCCCAACTATAACCAGTCCAACCCATTACTCAAGCTGCTCAATTTGATGGAAAGAGCGCAACTCGCAGCTGAGAGGGAATACTATTTGATGGGACAAACCCAATATTTATTCCCCTATGAGTGGCTGAGTTTATACGGCCCGGCTGGTAACGATCCAGACATCCTTGACCCCGAACGGCAGGATGACAAACTCGACTTCCAAAAGCAAAATATTCGAGACTTCCGCAGTACCGACACCTTTTTGATTCGTGGTTTGGTGAGAGTGGGAAACTGGATAGGGCCATTTTTGCGGATTTCCTATCGTGGTGGGCCTGACTCTAAACTGTCAGTCGCCGCTAACCATAAACTTGGTGAAAAAATCAAACTGTGGGTGAAAGTGGGAAATGTGGCGACCCCTTCCTTAATCAGCGTACCTTATAATCCCGTGAGCGATCGCTACGAAGTGGAGTTATGGGGTTATCCTAACGGCGACTTGCAAAATCAACTCGACACCAAGGGACGCAAAGCCATCGACCGTTTAGAACTACAAGTACGTACAGACTTAGTTCGCGGCAATGTATCAGCATTTAATCGTGAAGGACTCAATGGTAGGCGTATAGAAGACATTGACCCTAGCAGTACAATGCACCCTGTATTGCCGTTACATATAGAATTGGCCTGGGCAGACTTTAGCGAGAAAATTTGGGATTCGCAAAACGGAGCGAATTACCACTACGAGTTCAATATGATTGTGCGCGGGTGGGAAAACTACTTAGAAACAGGTATTAGCCCTAACCCTCATGGTGGCGTAGGCTTTCTGGAATATCGCAACCTCATGTCTAACTACGGCGGCAAATCCCAGAAAAATGAGCTAGGACGCGGGTTAAATGCTTGGAATCTCAGCGCCTTTAGTACCAAAGTCCACGGTAATGGCTACGAACCATTTTTTGCAGTTGATTACATGGATTTACATCTGCTTAAGCCTGGATGTGGTATTGGTTTACACCGTCACAGAGATAACCAAGAGATGTTTCTCATGATGGACGGTCAAGGCTTCATGGTCATAGGCGACTGGTGCAAAATGGATCAACGAGAACGGTGTTTTGAAATTCGCACCCTCCATGCAGGACATTTTGCCATGCTCAAAGGTGGAAACCTTCATGCACTGATGAACTCCACCGACCAAGATATTTCTCTATTTATGTGTGGAGGATACGACTAATCTTCATTTTTTAATATCAAAGATATGGTTGGTAGTAGGTGATAGATAAAGGTTGATTGTTTTTACCATTACCTATTACCTATTACCAGTAGTTAAAATAGTAGGGCGTATTCGTTAGAAACTCACCCTACTATAGTTTTAAGCAGCTGTATCTTCACGGTCTAATTGTCGGCGAATAGTATCAATAGCAGCATTAATACCTGCCAATCTAGACTCTAAATCATCTCGCATCCAAGTCAAGAATTTTAGTTTACGTTCTAAATGAGACTTACGAGAAACAGGTTCGCTACCACAAAAGGGACTACCCCAATAAGGAAACATAGTTAGCCTCTACATTTAGACAGACAATAAAGTAATGTGTTGCACTACCCAATTACATTCTGACGAAAAATTAATTGACTTGGTGGTGTAATGACCGACCTAATACCAATTCTTAATTCGTAGTAGTCTGCGACAAGGCTTGCGCCTACGTAATTCGTAGTAGTCTGCGACAAGGCTTGCGCCTACGTAATTCGTAATTAATAAAGTTTCACCTAGTCAGGCTTTCAGGGTTTGGATCTGTTTCATTATTTTCGTGAAAATATTCGATTATTCAAGTGCTTTTGAGAGACGCTTTACTCCTTGGTGGATTTGCTGCTCGTTGAGTTCGGCGTATCCTAAGATAAATTCATGACCTGGGCTATCTTTTAAATATTGAGGATATGCGGCTTGGATACCTACACCAGCAATAGCAGCACGCTGGATTACTTCATCATCGCTAAGATGAGTATCTATTTTTACCATCAAGTGCATTCCTGCATTTTCTCCTAATATTTTCACTCTGTCGCCAAAATGAGAAAATAATGACTGTACCAAGGTTTGCCTACGTTGGTCGTAGAGCGATCGCATCCTTCTTATATGTCGTTCTAAATGACCTTCTGTAATAAAATCAGTTAGGGCGTACTGTTCGAGCAAACTACATTGTCTATCTGCTAGCCATTTCGCCCGGGCAAATACATATACTAAATTCTGTGGTAAAACTAAATAACCAAGACGTAACGCTGGAAAGAGAACTTTAGAAAACGTTCCTACATAAATTACTGAGCCACCTTGGTCTAATCCCTGTAAAGCTGGGATGGGACGCTCACCATAACGATACTCACTATCATAATCATCCTCAATAATCATCGTCCCTGTTTTCTGCGCCCAAGCTAGTAACTCTAGCCTCCGGGGAAGGGATAACACCGCACCTGTGGGGAATTGATGGGAGGGGGTGACATATACAAGTTTGATGGGAGGAATGATATTTTTGGTCAACTCACTGACCACTAAGCCAGACTGGTCTACAGATACAGGGTATAAACTAGCTCCCTGAGATAAAAAAGCTCGTCTAGCACCTAGATATCCCGGTTCTTCTACTGCAATCCAATCACCTCGGTCAATTAGCAGGCGTGTAATTAAGTCAATTCCTTGTTGAGAACCACCTACAATAATGATTTGCTCTGCATGACACTTCACCGCCCTGGAACGCGAAATATAAGCAGCGATCGCCTCCCGTAATGGTTGATATCCCTGAGAATCATAAGTGTAGTCAAGCACATCTGTTTGTGAGTGACAATGGCGAGACAGTAACTTCCGCCATAAATCAATGGGGAACTGATCAAAAGCTGGT harbors:
- a CDS encoding GMC family oxidoreductase, with the translated sequence METKFDVVIIGSGAGGAPIAHTLVKAGKSVLILEKGPMLKPQYQNPDRLSDFKRDELFADGPEKRINVPGVSNRGEAFYSSHVEPDINDEPHIYEEADGRTLATIEGYTAQVVGGGTQLYGAVSLRFSPLDFRLQSFNAGRTDIQNDPNGDVQTEARDWPISYEDLEPYYTKTEFLVGINGTVTNQLKPFSGDKYQPPLEPNPISGYAKTGLEWLGKNTNNRQPVLPYRTPLAVITRDHEPSGRKVPSDPETIKTSYVNRYGCPLGLKSNTWVSLLSPIANSPNFEIRTNCFVTRLETQGARVSRVVYLDPSGKERSVEGKLVIVACSAIESIRLLKISGLADAEFGRRINQNDLLGKYFLTHCFGGASAIVPNRSDKSIALDADWAIDCCATEEFLKSRGLWAGGAIYNNTSDRALPISIGRNHRSTDLDTLWKGFIEDTNLVGDNLARFLDNTFGKGLSVSFMANQLPLKRNRIELHPTIKDKWGLPVAFIRKVWHPHDQYLMTTLAQCCGDVLRRGVDPANGNFAIEGQGGVHQAPNGIARIANHILGGARFGTDRNDSVLDPNCRAWDFDNLYITDGSFMPTSGGANPTLTIQANSFRVADELLKRL
- a CDS encoding cupin domain-containing protein — encoded protein: MDPKFNEIATSVENEIFKVVFFPDRIYHSQYLNATRSPRYRYNVQEVRSYLDFIVLKGEVYLDGQFLSNFLRVEYKSSRLVEQTRERKRLIKDELIAWIRVLPDDANNIAEGRVKLTYCPWTDAFQAEIWETLEPPENSYHDFQVLDQMGYNRPITRLRQFNPALRDIKSLRRLELAFRESDRDLPTGYQISDNNACWDNAYLRSHQEPRTQEPSSSQNTIEDQNYLINFQRGWFLQTQDIQPVRYRNAMMDDENPDRRDDNVIDMRWIVQRELGGSMVFFHEVTIPPGKVEGTHQHIGSEELYFITEGEGIAYMRVGDDPATDNYPTVERDVMGLGKRQFKELPVKPGSVIFTKSGGMHGIRNPNSQPLKFVAFLYHTV
- a CDS encoding cupin domain-containing protein, encoding MFIVHSDSVVKVNRDTPPNYNQSNPLLKLLNLMERAQLAAEREYYLMGQTQYLFPYEWLSLYGPAGNDPDILDPERQDDKLDFQKQNIRDFRSTDTFLIRGLVRVGNWIGPFLRISYRGGPDSKLSVAANHKLGEKIKLWVKVGNVATPSLISVPYNPVSDRYEVELWGYPNGDLQNQLDTKGRKAIDRLELQVRTDLVRGNVSAFNREGLNGRRIEDIDPSSTMHPVLPLHIELAWADFSEKIWDSQNGANYHYEFNMIVRGWENYLETGISPNPHGGVGFLEYRNLMSNYGGKSQKNELGRGLNAWNLSAFSTKVHGNGYEPFFAVDYMDLHLLKPGCGIGLHRHRDNQEMFLMMDGQGFMVIGDWCKMDQRERCFEIRTLHAGHFAMLKGGNLHALMNSTDQDISLFMCGGYD
- the pdxR gene encoding MocR-like pyridoxine biosynthesis transcription factor PdxR — translated: MDFAISINPNAPLPLHRQVYEELRQAILAGRLKPGERLPSTRSLAQLLEVSRATITQSYDLLLSEGYLETIVGSGTFVCRQLPDDLLSPAPIPSKLQPTNSSVSLSAYGASLSDKAFFRPPKSEVEISFTYGRPAFDQFPIDLWRKLLSRHCHSQTDVLDYTYDSQGYQPLREAIAAYISRSRAVKCHAEQIIIVGGSQQGIDLITRLLIDRGDWIAVEEPGYLGARRAFLSQGASLYPVSVDQSGLVVSELTKNIIPPIKLVYVTPSHQFPTGAVLSLPRRLELLAWAQKTGTMIIEDDYDSEYRYGERPIPALQGLDQGGSVIYVGTFSKVLFPALRLGYLVLPQNLVYVFARAKWLADRQCSLLEQYALTDFITEGHLERHIRRMRSLYDQRRQTLVQSLFSHFGDRVKILGENAGMHLMVKIDTHLSDDEVIQRAAIAGVGIQAAYPQYLKDSPGHEFILGYAELNEQQIHQGVKRLSKALE